Proteins from a genomic interval of Capsicum annuum cultivar UCD-10X-F1 chromosome 4, UCD10Xv1.1, whole genome shotgun sequence:
- the LOC107866736 gene encoding protein ACTIVITY OF BC1 COMPLEX KINASE 3, chloroplastic — MSCSSVSNHHIMLTSCAESVRPTGRKSSGGRRVNLRLTVPPRAALVEARPQQVAAAAIRDVAGGNSSSNVTGRTLQVGPSSRDRTDDMQSEARAMTRAADASVYSPELLANKYGSRPIKVLSRALQIFKGLGSFALKLWLDRLSGDLDRKMRLRAIELRETFTRLGPTFVKIGQGLSTRPDLCPPEYLEELSELQDALPTFPDAQAFSCIEKELGRPLDTIYSAISASPIAAASLGQVYKAQLKYSGQVVAVKVQRPGIEEAIGLDFYLIRGVGILINRYVDIISSDVVALIDEFARRVYQELNYVQEGQNARRFKKLYADKQDVLVPDIFWDYTSGKVLTMEWVEGVKLNEQEAIERQGLKVLDLVNTGIQCSLRQLLEYGYFHADPHPGNLLATPEGKLAFLDFGMMSETPEEARFAIIGHVVHMVNRDYEAMARDYYALDFLSPDVDVSPIVPALRDFFDDALNSTVSELNFKTLVDGLGAVLYQYPFNVPAYYALILRSLTVLEGLALYADPKFKVLAASYPYFAKRLLTDPNPYLRDALIELLFKDGKFRWNRLENLLVQGKKDRDFSAKDALQPVLKLLLGPDGKELRDLVIKEAIRVSEAIILGSLIESFNSVPGPMRTFVFNGNANGPFTMSAAEQQSLMELRAQVIKIWGLLRSSENFDPSLLQPILQVLQEPEARSIGGRVVGGISQRLAARLLQQVLRAPETTASAA, encoded by the exons ATGAGTTGTTCTTCTGTGTCGAATCATCATATTATGCTGACTTCCTGCGCCGAGTCGGTTCGGCCTACAGGGAGGAAAAGCTCCGGCGGACGGAGAGTTAACTTAAGACTAACTGTTCCACCTCGAGCGGCTCTGGTGGAGGCGAGGCCTCAACAAGTAGCAGCAGCAGCAATCAGAGATGTAGCTGGCGGGAACAGTAGTAGTAATGTTACAGGTCGAACCCTTCAAGTTGGTCCATCTAGCAGAGATCGAACCGACGATATGCAATCTGAAGCCAGAGCTATGACACGTGCTGCAGATGCTTCTGTTTATAGCCCTGAGCTTTTAGCCAACAAGTATGGCTCTCGCCCAATTAAG GTACTCAGCAGAGCTCTTCAAATATTCAAAGGACTTGGTTCATTCGCACTAAAACTATGGCTTGACCGGTTGAGCGGGGATCTTGATCGGAAAATGAGATTGCGTGCCATTGAGCTTAGGGAGACTTTCACCAGATTGGGACCTACGTTTGTTAAAATTGGTCAGGGTTTATCCACCAGGCCTGATTTATGCCCACCCGAGTATCTTGAGGAGCTCTCCGAGCTGCAG GATGCTTTGCCAACATTTCCAGATGCACAAGCATTTTCATGCATTGAGAAAGAGTTGGGTCGTCCGCTTGATACCATCTACTCAGCTATATCTGCATCACCTATTGCTGCAGCAAGTCTTGGTCAAGTTTATAAAGCTCAACTCAAGTACTCGGGCCAGGTCGTTGCTGTGAAGGTGCAACGGCCAGGTATTGAAGAAGCAATAGGATTAGACTTCTACCTAATAAGGGGAGTAGGCATCCTGATTAATAGATATGTTGACATAATTTCAAGTGACGTTGTTGCTCTTATTGATGAATTTGCTCGCAGAGTGTATCAAGAGCTCAACTATGTACAG GAAGGGCAGAATGCGAGGAGATTTAAAAAGTTGTACGCTGACAAACAAGATGTTCTCGTCCCTGATATTTTTTGGGACTACACAAGTGGGAAGGTATTAACAATGGAGTGGGTTGAAGGTGTCAAGTTGAATGAGCAAGAAGCTATTGAGAGGCAAGGGCTAAAGGTTTTGGATCTGGTAAATACGGGCATCCAATGCAGTCTCAGACAGCTTCTTGAGTATGGCTATTTTCACGCTGATCCTCATCCTGGGAACCTTTTGGCAACACCTGAGGGGAAGCTTGCTTTTCTTGATTTTGGGATGATGAGTGAAACTCCTGAAGAAGCAAGATTTGCTATTATTGGGCATGTTGTTCACATGGTCAATCGGGATTATGAAGCTATGGCTCGTGACTACTATGCTTTAGACTTTTTGTCTCCCGATGTGGATGTTTCTCCAATTGTACCAGCACTGCGAGACTTCTTTGATGATGCTCTTAATTCAACTGTAAGCGAGCTAAACTTCAAAACACTTGTAGATGGTCTGGGTGCTGTGTTATATCAATATCCCTTTAATG TTCCGGCTTATTACGCGTTGATCTTGAGATCTCTCACTGTTTTAGAAGGTCTAGCATTATATGCTGATCCTAAGTTTAAAGTACTGGCTGCTTCATATCCATATTTTGCTAAAAGGCTTCTTACGGATCCTAATCCATATCTGAGAGATGCTCTTATTGAGTTACTTTTCAAGGATGGTAAATTCAG GTGGAATAGACTTGAAAACTTGCTTGTCCAGGGAAAGAAAGACAGAGATTTTTCTGCAAAAGATGCATTGCAACCTGTCCTGAAGTTGTTGTTGGGTCCAGATGGTAAAGAATTAAGGGATTTGGTTATTAAAGAGGCAATTCGTGTCAGTGAAGCTATTATTCTGGGTTCACTTATTGAATCATTTAATTCTGTTCCTGGTCCCATGAGGACTTTCGTTTTCAATGGAAATGCAAATGGCCCCTTTACAATGAGCGCTGCTGAGCAACAGAGCTTAATGGAACTTAGAGCACAGGTGATTAAGATATGGGGACTATTACGATCCTCAGAGAATTTTGATCCAAGTCTTTTGCAACCAATTTTGCAG GTACTTCAAGAACCAGAAGCACGTAGTATTGGAGGGCGTGTAGTTGGTGGAATATCTCAACGTCTTGCAGCGCGCTTACTGCAACAAGTTCTTCGTGCTCCTGAAACAACTGCTTCTGCTGCATAA